The window ACATTATCCCATAATAACAACACATTCATTTAGATAATGAATACTGTCATTATAAGTCTTATAAGTCTTCTTCGCttctgttttaacaaaacacagtCTATATTTCTCTGCTGAAAAGAtgataaaattgttttaaagtagCTCATTTTCATCTAAGGACATAAACTAAACAAACCCATTTATATCATATttcaaatagaaacaaaaaaagggggaaaaaaccaCAATGCTCaagaattatatatatatatataaagtccaaaacattttaaaacatccatTAGAGTCGGAGGAATTTTGAACGTGACAAGTTTTCTCAAATTAGTCATCTCAGCCATCTCAAGCCTGTCTCAAAAGTTTCtcttagtttctgtaatttcagagctgtctttttttgtcaataaactTCCAAACTCCTGGTGAATTTTGGCCTAAATATTGCAGAGGGTTTGTTTAAACGTGTTGATTATATTCAAAAATATTGGACCAGAACCTAAAAGTTTAAGCTGGAAGAGAACCAGGCTCCCCCATAGGCTGGCTCCactacaagttttaagtcccgccccctccatgtaaacaactggacattgctctaatttaaatttaagtaATTTTTTCCAGTTGTTGACTTTTGTTGACTCACATTACGTTTAATTGTAATTAGTTATGTCATGCTTAAAATAAAGGTTGTGTGACTCCATGATGGTGTTCTGGTGAATAGGCGTGCATTgtctctggttccaaaaatacaacatggcaggaCCTGTGAacgggtcctgctggcttccaACAACTAAATAAGCTGGGGACATTTGCTTCAATGTGATAATGTGTGTATGTCAGTGGTTCAGTGTGATTCTAAGTGATAATTTGTTTATTATCTCACAATTCTGTGTCACCAACTGGTCcctaagttttagctcaatgaGATACTAGTTTTAGACACTAGTATACTTTTAGATACTCATTTAGTGGTTAGTTGTTAGTTGTAGTCAAGCAGCCAGGATTTTCCaagctgtaaaacaacaaacttttagACACTGAGGGCAGAAGCCATTATTCTCAGTCTCACAGGATGATCGGAGCTTATGTTGAATATAATTTGCCAGTTGTGGAGTGTAGTTTGAAGGCTTTCAATCATTATACAGAACTTCCTCTTTCCTTCTCGGCCCATTTGCCTCACTCTGAAGCAGCTCCCCGGTTCTTCAGGACCCTGACCCGTCTCCTCCTCACCACCCGGCTCCCCCTCGGCCCGCTCGCCCTCTCTGCGTTCTTCAGGGCGTAGCGGGCGAGGCTCACCACCTCCCCTTTCAGAGCCCCGCTGCTTGCAGTTTCCTCTCCGTCTCCTCCACGGTAGCCGTGGCGACGGAGGTAAGGCTCCAGCGTTGCTAGGCGATGAGAGAGCTCAGTGATGCGGTGGTGCAGCAGGGAGACTTCCCTGAAGAGGTCGTTGACAGACTCAGACAGAGGGCGCaccctgcaggaggagcagaggaaacagTCTGAGAACAGCTCTGCCATCAAAACGTCTCCTACTGTCTGAaagatttgttcttttcttttaatcgCTTTGTTGTTTAGGTCATAATCATCATGTGAGATCCTTTTCCGCATGCTTTTGTTCTGACCTTCTGTTTCCTTTATGTAGTGCACTACTACTTGgaattaaaaagcagcattccttaggggagtgcatatcgcccgccaccttgcatgttaaagttttatatacagcactcaaagtatgtgttggggatgagtgtcagctactaccacacaaagttttttCACTCTATAGCTGTTAAACTAACTGCATCATcataatttttgtgtttgctattgTCCTttatcttaaatcaggttgagtccaaaagtgaATGAGCTGTAGTTGAACATTCAGTCATTACTCGCTGAgggtttcatgaaaatttgtctcgttagttcatgagatattttgctaacagacaaacaaatgcacacccAGACGTGGGCAAAAACATATCGCCTTTCGACTTTTGCTAGCAGGCGATCAATAAGCAAATGAAAGATAGACAAACACCAGGAAAAATCTTAAGGAAAAAtcttccaactttttttttaattgaggtGTGCTTTGCTATTAAAgagtgatgcttttttttttttaaaataaacccccTGTCCCCATGAAGGTTTCATAAGCACTAAAATAGTGTTGGggtaaaaatctttttatgtttgaaaaatgtttggtCTTACGGCTGTGTTGCATCATCTTTTCTGTAAAACGTTAAGAAACTGCAGCTtctgatggtaaaaaaaaataaaaaacaagcaaaaatgtttttcatttttgcttgtTCAGCTGCTTAACGGTTTGCCGCCTCTGTCTGTTGTTTCTGCAACAAACGTCCTAAATGTTCTCAGAGACGACTCCTGGAGCAGAACATCGTCAGACTCTTTTCTGCTGAATTATAGGAGGTTTTTGCTGCTCAGAGGATGCAAACTCCTAGCATTCGtagaaaaaatgcatatcacccgttgcctttcatgtcagttttaaattaagatagTCATGTGCtgagaaataacaaaattagacgatttagtcaaaccttgaaaatcatgtttttgcacTATTTCATCCAATAAGATGTCGCAGTATAcattgtaaatgactctcagctacaactgcaTCAAATAGtagttcagccattttgttttttctaaggtcagttggctgtggagtCCAAACATTAATCCGTTGTAGAGACATGTCTAGTAATTATTtactgcaagtttcattaaaattcgttcagtggttcatgagacagacaaatacacacacacacacacacacacacacaggcaaaaacatgattgccTTTTAGCAGCAGTCACTAATGAAAGGGTGAGTTTAGGCTGCAGCAGGTTTTATAGAAACTGAGCCTCAAACAAACTGGAGCAAAAACTGCAAGTCGTGTCAAAACAAATCCTTGAACCAAAACTTATGGTGGACACGTGTGTAAGTTTTTTTCTATATCTACCAAGCATTACGTAGGAAGGTTCACTTaaggctttaaagaaaaaaaaaattcacatacAACGGATGTCACTGAGAGTTTAGATGCTCACTCTGCATTTTGGGAGGATTTGAGTGAAAACCTACAGTCTTACAGCAGTGAGACAAACACTGAGTGAAAGAGGACATAAAGGCCTACATTCTGATGTagaaactgtataagaagtaaaaaaaaagtttatttgcaaaatctttggaaagtgtcaggatttgggggttaTTGTTATTCTTAATGTTTAAGTTTaggtttatttgtgtcttttactttgttatttagttgcctttatgtttagtgtgggtttagttctgtttttgttcctttttgtctttgtttcctgtcatcacttctcctcagtcagtctcctgttttcctgccacgcccatcttcacctgatcgtagctgtaatcactcacctgtgcccacttcccctaattaccttctgcttttaaaacctgctcatttcctccattcactgctggttcattgtttgccTCTTGTCTTGCTTCATGTCTTGCCTTgggtttggattttgttatgtttagttttgctgcctcgtcagcctttgttttgttcttttattcttaataaattagttattttaagtTCTTGtcatgagtctgtgctctgggtttgcctccttctcttCCCAACCTGACAGAAAGTTTGAACAGCTCAATCGTTAGTCACAAGGTCACTGTTCAAGTTGACAACATTTCCTGGTGAATTCTCCAAAAATCATTCAACTTAAAATGTGATTgttaaaaatccttaaaactgaAGTCTGAGATGTGGAGCTCCAAAAAGGGCTGGTTTTTCTCACTCATATCACTAAATTAAGCagtaatttccctttttttaatttcatttccacCCTACAGTGTAGTTGTAACACTCATGGAACATGTCCTCCTGATGAACTAGTCCAGTCTGCTCAGTGGCGGCTGGGAGGTACCTGGAGTAGTCGGGCAGCAGCGTGCTGGGCTGAGAGTGCAGCAAAGTCTTGATCTCACTGAAGATGCGTTTTCCCCAGGCATCTAAAACTCTGGTCACGCTGCGCACCGAGGCCACGTTCACGCTGTCAGCTGAAAGCAGAACACCATCAGGCTTGGATTTACACAACAAAACGCAGCCCGCAAGCGACTCGTGAGGCGTTCAGATGACTTTCATCACTCCGACCCATCTGGAGAGTTCGCTGCGTTTCGTTCAGCTGTCAGAGTTCAAAGCCTCGGCAGCTCGTAAA of the Kryptolebias marmoratus isolate JLee-2015 linkage group LG3, ASM164957v2, whole genome shotgun sequence genome contains:
- the si:ch211-243a20.3 gene encoding uncharacterized protein si:ch211-243a20.3; the encoded protein is MAPLSPLVLLMVVATATGARAAGEENGLDAGHWNYREGADSVNVASVRSVTRVLDAWGKRIFSEIKTLLHSQPSTLLPDYSRVRPLSESVNDLFREVSLLHHRITELSHRLATLEPYLRRHGYRGGDGEETASSGALKGEVVSLARYALKNAERASGPRGSRVVRRRRVRVLKNRGAASE